One genomic region from Jiangella sp. DSM 45060 encodes:
- a CDS encoding thioester domain-containing protein, with protein MSTQSRRRAAGAGVAAALGAVVLLPTSATAADFETADAEARAIIHPDGNVAGYRVNHGGGSVQAILLGLLADDGAQLKTYCVEVNVPINDDPELNMVEVPWDSYPVPDAPFTENADRILWVLQNSYPVVPAAEIESALNGVVAFNDGLSEREAITATQAAVWSFSDALQPNLDDFTPEGDDVDADVRALFEYLTGEENTGIGEQPTPALSLDPSALSGEAGTTIGSFTVSTNADTVDVTAELPEGVELVDADGAPLGDQLTDGASFGVDVPADAEAGDGTVRLHAEAHLNIGRLFVSDTDEIRTQSLILAQSEKTELDVEGTVDWTAAPTETPTPTPTPSETPSETPSETPSETPSETPSETPSETPSETPSQTPTPSETPDEDLPDTGASPTLLLAVGLGLVAGAAFLLRRRFAGAAE; from the coding sequence TTGTCCACCCAATCCCGCCGGCGCGCCGCAGGCGCCGGCGTCGCGGCCGCGCTGGGCGCGGTCGTTCTGCTTCCGACATCCGCAACGGCTGCCGACTTCGAGACGGCCGACGCCGAGGCCCGGGCGATCATCCACCCGGACGGCAATGTCGCGGGCTACCGCGTCAACCACGGCGGTGGCTCGGTCCAGGCCATCCTGCTCGGCCTGCTGGCCGACGACGGCGCGCAGCTGAAGACCTACTGTGTCGAGGTCAACGTCCCCATCAACGACGATCCCGAACTGAACATGGTCGAGGTGCCCTGGGACTCCTACCCCGTCCCGGACGCACCGTTCACGGAGAACGCCGACCGCATTCTCTGGGTGCTGCAGAACTCGTACCCGGTGGTGCCGGCGGCCGAGATCGAGTCCGCCTTGAACGGCGTCGTGGCGTTCAACGACGGACTCTCCGAGCGCGAGGCGATCACCGCCACGCAGGCCGCCGTCTGGTCGTTCAGCGACGCCCTGCAGCCGAACCTCGACGACTTCACCCCCGAGGGTGACGACGTCGACGCCGACGTGCGGGCGCTGTTCGAGTACCTGACCGGCGAGGAGAACACCGGCATCGGCGAGCAGCCGACGCCGGCGCTGTCGCTGGACCCGTCGGCGCTGTCCGGCGAGGCCGGCACCACCATCGGCTCGTTCACCGTCAGCACCAACGCCGACACCGTCGACGTCACGGCCGAGCTGCCCGAGGGCGTCGAGCTGGTCGACGCCGACGGCGCGCCGCTGGGCGACCAGCTGACCGACGGCGCCAGCTTCGGCGTCGACGTGCCGGCCGACGCGGAGGCCGGCGACGGCACCGTCCGGCTGCACGCCGAGGCGCACCTCAACATCGGCCGGCTGTTCGTCAGCGACACCGACGAGATCCGCACCCAGTCGCTGATCCTGGCGCAGTCGGAGAAGACCGAGCTGGACGTCGAGGGCACGGTCGACTGGACCGCCGCACCGACCGAGACGCCGACGCCGACGCCCACGCCGTCGGAGACCCCGTCGGAGACGCCGAGCGAGACGCCGTCCGAGACCCCGTCGGAGACGCCGAGCGAGACGCCGTCCGAGACCCCCTCGGAGACGCCGAGCCAGACCCCGACCCCGAGCGAGACGCCGGACGAGGACCTGCCGGACACCGGCGCCTCGCCGACGCTGCTGCTGGCGGTCGGCCTGGGCCTGGTCGCGGGCGCCGCGTTCCTGCTCCGTCGCCGGTTCGCCGGGGCCGCGGAGTAA
- the pdhA gene encoding pyruvate dehydrogenase (acetyl-transferring) E1 component subunit alpha, which produces MTVETAAGATPPEPELVQLLTPEGQRVPHERYDALIADVTGDDVRSMYRDLVLGRRVDGEAVALQRQGELGLWASLLGQEAAQVGSARALRGQDHVFPTYREHAVALCRGVDPLHLLALFRGVDQGGWDTVESNFHLYTIVIGAQTLHATGYAMGIQRDGAIGTGDPDRDAAVIAYFGDGATSQGDVNEAFIWASVTNAPVVFFCQNNQWAISEPLERQTRVPLYRRAAGFGFPGVRVDGNDVLACLAVTREALQRARDGEGPTLVEAFTYRMGAHTTTDDPTRYRLNAELEHWKLKDPIERVKAYMVRGDLADQAFFDGVEEEAEELAVHLRAACRALPDPTPTSIFDHVYVEPTPHLVEQREAMATYLDSFAEEVAR; this is translated from the coding sequence ATGACTGTCGAGACGGCGGCCGGGGCGACACCGCCCGAACCCGAACTCGTCCAGCTGCTCACCCCCGAGGGTCAGCGAGTGCCACACGAGCGCTACGACGCTCTCATCGCCGACGTCACCGGCGACGACGTCCGGTCCATGTACCGCGATCTCGTGCTGGGCCGCCGCGTCGACGGCGAGGCCGTGGCGCTGCAGCGGCAGGGCGAGCTGGGCCTGTGGGCCAGCCTGCTGGGCCAGGAGGCCGCGCAGGTCGGGTCGGCCCGGGCGCTGCGCGGCCAGGACCACGTCTTCCCGACGTACCGCGAGCACGCCGTCGCGCTGTGCCGCGGCGTCGACCCTCTGCACCTGCTGGCGCTGTTCCGCGGCGTCGACCAAGGCGGCTGGGACACCGTCGAGTCGAACTTCCACCTCTACACCATCGTCATCGGCGCCCAGACGCTGCACGCCACCGGCTACGCCATGGGCATCCAGCGCGACGGCGCCATCGGCACCGGCGACCCCGACCGCGACGCCGCCGTCATCGCCTACTTCGGCGACGGCGCCACCAGCCAGGGCGACGTCAACGAGGCGTTCATCTGGGCCAGCGTCACCAACGCGCCGGTGGTGTTCTTCTGCCAGAACAACCAGTGGGCCATCTCCGAGCCGCTGGAGCGGCAGACTCGCGTGCCGCTGTATCGCCGCGCCGCCGGGTTCGGCTTCCCCGGCGTCCGCGTCGACGGCAACGACGTCCTCGCCTGTCTGGCCGTCACCCGCGAGGCGCTGCAGCGGGCCCGCGACGGCGAGGGCCCCACGCTGGTCGAGGCGTTCACCTACCGCATGGGCGCCCACACCACCACCGACGATCCCACCCGCTACCGCCTCAACGCCGAGCTCGAGCACTGGAAGCTCAAGGACCCGATCGAGCGGGTGAAGGCGTACATGGTCCGCGGCGACCTCGCCGACCAAGCGTTCTTCGACGGCGTCGAGGAAGAGGCCGAGGAACTGGCCGTGCACCTGAGGGCCGCCTGCCGGGCGCTGCCCGATCCCACGCCCACGTCGATCTTCGACCACGTCTACGTCGAGCCCACGCCGCACCTCGTCGAGCAGCGCGAGGCCATGGCGACGTACCTCGACAGCTTCGCCGAGGAGGTGGCCCGATGA
- a CDS encoding alpha-ketoacid dehydrogenase subunit beta: MTSLNIIKAVNAGLRRSMENDAKVLVMGEDVGKLGGVFRVTDGLQKDFGEDRVIDTPLAESGIIGTAVGLALRGYRPVCEIQFDGFVFPGYDQIVNQVAKMHYRSGGRLRLPIVIRIPFGGAIGAVEHHSESPEAYFAHTPGLKVVTCSNPLDAYWMIQQAIELDDPVVFFEPKGRYYTKGEVDLDGEADLPLESARVALPGTDATVVAYGPTVKTCLDAATAAAADGRSLEVIDLRSLSPLDLRAVYDSVRRTGRLVVVHEAQRTLGIGAEVAARVTEECFYSLEAPVQRVTGYDTPYPPARVEEEYLPDLDRVLDAVDRTFAY; encoded by the coding sequence ATGACGAGCCTCAACATCATCAAGGCGGTCAACGCCGGCTTGCGGCGGTCCATGGAGAACGACGCCAAGGTCCTCGTCATGGGCGAGGACGTCGGCAAGCTCGGCGGCGTCTTCCGGGTCACCGACGGCCTGCAGAAGGACTTCGGCGAAGACCGCGTCATCGACACCCCGCTGGCCGAGTCCGGCATCATCGGCACCGCGGTCGGGCTGGCGCTGCGCGGCTACCGGCCGGTGTGCGAGATCCAGTTCGACGGCTTCGTGTTCCCGGGCTACGACCAGATCGTCAACCAGGTCGCGAAGATGCACTACCGCTCCGGCGGCCGGCTGCGGCTGCCCATCGTCATCCGCATCCCGTTCGGCGGTGCCATCGGCGCCGTCGAGCACCACAGTGAGAGCCCCGAGGCGTACTTCGCGCACACGCCGGGCCTCAAGGTGGTCACCTGCTCCAACCCGCTCGACGCGTACTGGATGATCCAGCAGGCCATCGAGCTCGACGACCCGGTCGTGTTCTTCGAGCCCAAGGGCCGCTACTACACGAAGGGCGAGGTCGACCTCGACGGCGAGGCCGACCTCCCGCTCGAGTCCGCGCGGGTGGCGCTGCCCGGCACCGACGCCACGGTGGTGGCGTACGGCCCCACCGTGAAGACCTGCCTCGACGCCGCCACGGCGGCCGCCGCCGACGGCCGGTCGCTCGAGGTCATCGACCTGCGCTCGCTGTCGCCGCTGGACCTCCGCGCGGTCTACGACTCCGTCCGGCGCACCGGCCGGCTGGTCGTCGTGCACGAGGCGCAGCGCACGCTCGGCATCGGCGCCGAGGTGGCCGCGCGGGTCACCGAGGAGTGCTTCTACTCGCTGGAGGCGCCGGTTCAGCGCGTCACCGGCTACGACACCCCGTATCCGCCGGCCCGGGTCGAGGAAGAGTACCTGCCCGACCTCGACCGCGTGCTCGACGCCGTCGAC